A genomic segment from Deinococcus sp. YIM 77859 encodes:
- a CDS encoding metallophosphoesterase has translation MIRLAVLADLHANLEATLAAHADVQRRGISELWVLGDLVGKGPRPREVVEWTQAHATRVIQGNWDARVAGATNRPQDLWPRSKLTAGQLAYLAGLPYGIEEQFGGAWWRFVHASSKGLFHRLYPHSSLGEQLEAFAPNPQFGLGVQADALVYADVHETLLLDVEGRPLINTGSVGNPLDSTLPSYLILEFDPHSPSYSATFVRLTYNRDAEIAAAEASGMPFTREYIAELLTGAYQKRRARTGE, from the coding sequence ATGATCCGTCTGGCCGTTCTCGCGGACCTGCACGCCAACCTGGAGGCGACGCTGGCCGCACATGCGGACGTGCAGCGGCGGGGGATTTCTGAACTGTGGGTGTTGGGCGACCTGGTTGGCAAGGGACCGCGTCCGCGCGAGGTGGTCGAGTGGACGCAGGCGCACGCGACGCGGGTGATTCAGGGCAACTGGGACGCGCGCGTTGCGGGCGCGACCAACCGGCCCCAAGACCTGTGGCCGCGCTCCAAGCTGACGGCGGGGCAGCTGGCGTACCTGGCGGGGCTTCCCTACGGGATTGAGGAGCAGTTCGGCGGGGCGTGGTGGCGCTTTGTCCACGCGAGCTCCAAAGGTCTCTTTCACCGCCTGTACCCGCATTCCAGCCTGGGCGAACAACTGGAAGCGTTTGCGCCCAACCCGCAGTTTGGCCTAGGGGTACAGGCCGACGCCCTGGTGTATGCCGATGTCCACGAGACGCTGCTGCTCGACGTAGAGGGCCGCCCCCTCATCAACACGGGCTCGGTCGGTAACCCCCTCGACAGCACGCTGCCCAGCTACCTGATTCTGGAGTTCGATCCGCACAGCCCCTCCTACAGCGCGACCTTTGTGCGCCTCACGTACAACCGTGACGCCGAGATCGCCGCTGCCGAGGCGAGCGGCATGCCCTTTACCCGCGAGTACATCGCGGAGCTGCTCACCGGCGCGTACCAGAAACGTCGGGCGCGCACGGGGGAATAA
- a CDS encoding DUF1206 domain-containing protein, with translation MASSREAGAEEAAAYAAPGLEALARFGYVSKGVIYGVIGVLALSVVLGWGGVAADTQGALLRLQDLPLGTPLLWLLALGLLGYALWQLIRAFLDPEHQGRGARGLAKRAGYLLSALANSGLALFAVRLAWTGHARRDEHREVEVARQVLDWPGGQVLLALAGLVLLAVAGSAFYSASGARFMKRMALTELGTRSAELVKRVGQVGIAARGVVLAIIAVFLLLAAWRGRAGSVRGIAEVFSWLRAQPAGPLLLGVVALGTLCYGWWCLIQARYRRVRVQP, from the coding sequence ATGGCGAGTTCTCGTGAGGCGGGTGCAGAGGAGGCTGCGGCCTACGCGGCACCGGGCCTGGAGGCCCTGGCGCGTTTTGGCTATGTCAGCAAGGGCGTCATATACGGGGTGATCGGCGTGCTCGCGCTGAGTGTCGTGCTGGGTTGGGGCGGAGTCGCGGCGGATACGCAGGGGGCCCTGCTGCGCCTTCAGGATCTGCCGCTGGGGACCCCCCTGCTCTGGCTGCTTGCCCTGGGCCTTCTGGGGTACGCGCTGTGGCAACTGATACGGGCATTCCTCGACCCCGAACACCAGGGCCGGGGCGCTCGGGGGCTGGCGAAGCGGGCGGGGTACCTGCTGAGCGCTCTAGCCAACAGCGGTCTGGCGCTGTTTGCAGTGCGGCTGGCCTGGACCGGACATGCTCGGCGGGACGAGCACCGTGAGGTGGAGGTGGCCCGGCAGGTGCTGGACTGGCCGGGCGGACAGGTCCTGCTTGCCCTGGCTGGCCTGGTGCTGTTGGCCGTGGCCGGGAGCGCGTTCTACAGCGCCTCCGGCGCTAGGTTTATGAAGCGGATGGCCCTGACCGAGCTGGGCACCCGCTCTGCCGAGCTGGTCAAGCGCGTCGGGCAGGTGGGGATCGCGGCGCGGGGCGTGGTGCTGGCGATCATCGCGGTGTTCCTGCTGCTCGCCGCGTGGCGGGGCCGTGCCGGGAGCGTGCGGGGGATCGCGGAGGTGTTTTCCTGGCTGCGCGCGCAGCCTGCCGGACCCCTGCTGCTGGGTGTTGTGGCTTTGGGCACCCTCTGCTACGGCTGGTGGTGTCTCATCCAGGCCCGTTATCGCCGAGTGAGGGTGCAGCCTTAA
- a CDS encoding PP2C family serine/threonine-protein phosphatase, translating to MRANATPPLSSGILTDVGRQRRVNQDAALALDLPQGGLYAVADGMGGHAAGELAANLALDTLSQHYLEGRGSPPVRLAQAVQAANLAVLRHAVGEYVGMGTTLLALLIDRGAALLAHVGDSRAYLLRGGELYRLTDDHSWVAEQVRLGNLTEEEARHHQWRSVVSNALGGEERVRLELFGLPVAAGDRLLLCSDGLSGVLSDGALLDLLTRAQTPDQAVRTLVGAANAAGGPDNITAVVVDVLQDQRLPHYALPVRQGEGPLYVDALLNAQRGSSPLTYVLLIVAYFTLLGVMLIPESRLLIGLLGVSLLLGVAAAQRVLRARPGRFPLRPAALAAPSPEREVRNSSG from the coding sequence ATGCGCGCCAACGCGACGCCCCCCCTGTCCTCCGGGATTCTGACGGATGTGGGGCGTCAGCGCCGCGTGAATCAGGATGCTGCCCTGGCCCTCGACCTGCCGCAGGGGGGGCTCTATGCGGTGGCGGACGGCATGGGCGGACACGCGGCGGGCGAACTTGCCGCCAACCTCGCGCTTGATACCCTCAGCCAGCACTACCTGGAGGGACGCGGCTCGCCGCCCGTGCGCCTCGCTCAGGCGGTACAGGCTGCCAACCTGGCGGTGCTGCGGCACGCGGTCGGCGAATACGTCGGGATGGGCACCACGCTGCTTGCCCTGCTGATCGACCGGGGGGCAGCGCTCCTTGCCCATGTGGGGGACTCGCGGGCGTATCTGCTGCGGGGCGGAGAACTCTACCGCCTCACCGACGACCATTCCTGGGTGGCCGAGCAGGTTCGGTTAGGAAACCTCACCGAGGAGGAGGCCCGCCACCACCAGTGGCGCAGCGTGGTGAGTAACGCCCTGGGCGGCGAGGAGCGGGTGCGCCTGGAACTGTTTGGCCTGCCGGTCGCCGCCGGGGACCGCCTGCTGCTATGCAGTGACGGCCTCAGCGGAGTTCTTTCTGACGGCGCCCTGCTCGACCTGCTGACCCGGGCCCAGACGCCCGACCAGGCTGTACGGACCCTGGTGGGGGCTGCCAACGCTGCGGGAGGTCCAGACAACATCACCGCCGTTGTGGTGGACGTGCTGCAAGATCAGCGCCTGCCGCACTACGCCCTGCCGGTTCGCCAGGGGGAAGGCCCCCTCTATGTGGACGCGTTGCTGAACGCCCAACGGGGCAGCAGTCCCCTCACCTACGTGCTTCTGATTGTCGCCTATTTTACGCTGCTGGGCGTGATGCTGATTCCCGAGTCCCGACTGCTCATCGGTCTGCTGGGCGTCTCGCTGCTGCTGGGGGTGGCCGCTGCCCAGCGGGTGCTGCGTGCTCGGCCCGGACGTTTTCCGTTGCGCCCCGCCGCGCTGGCCGCGCCCTCGCCGGAGCGCGAGGTCCGCAACTCCTCGGGGTGA
- a CDS encoding RidA family protein: MKDVVQTPDAPAAIGPYSQATTFGNLVITSGQIPLRPDGSLVEGDVAAQTRQVLDNIKAVLAAAGTDLVRVVKTTVFLADMNEFAAMNAVYAEYFQEPYPARSTVQVARLPRDVRVEIEVIAERH, translated from the coding sequence ATGAAAGACGTCGTTCAGACCCCAGACGCACCCGCGGCCATCGGTCCCTACAGCCAGGCCACCACCTTCGGCAATCTGGTGATCACCAGCGGCCAGATTCCGCTGCGGCCCGATGGCAGCCTGGTAGAGGGTGACGTCGCGGCACAGACGCGGCAGGTGCTCGATAACATCAAGGCTGTGCTGGCCGCTGCCGGAACGGACCTGGTCCGCGTGGTGAAAACCACGGTGTTCCTGGCGGATATGAACGAGTTTGCCGCCATGAACGCGGTGTATGCAGAATACTTCCAAGAGCCCTATCCGGCCCGCAGCACCGTTCAGGTGGCCCGCTTGCCCAGAGACGTCCGGGTGGAGATCGAGGTGATCGCCGAGCGGCACTGA
- a CDS encoding stage 0 sporulation family protein, with protein sequence MIVLPVRFERSPRLHAMLSEEPHAVGTRVVVQGKRGPEVATVRGEGRAPDPQGRYGAVLRAATPEDLARWDELYRQGEDLKWLLRARARERGLPVKIVAVEFTLDESLVTVSYSAEERIELGSLIADLRAHTRARVNFAAVGPREQAQMIGTLGACGRENCSSHHLQEFAPVSIRMARDQQLPLNPEKLSGPCGRLLCCLQYEHAQYLDLLGDLPRKNARVCHTASGACGKVVKLHPLAGKVDVQTEQGMLSGVPAHELTRAPDAAGRGRRTEPEA encoded by the coding sequence GTGATTGTCCTGCCCGTCCGCTTCGAACGCAGTCCCCGCCTGCATGCGATGCTCAGCGAAGAGCCGCATGCGGTGGGGACGCGTGTGGTGGTACAGGGCAAACGCGGGCCCGAGGTCGCCACGGTGCGCGGCGAGGGCCGAGCTCCGGATCCCCAGGGCCGCTACGGCGCCGTGCTGCGTGCCGCAACCCCCGAAGACTTGGCCCGTTGGGACGAGCTGTACCGTCAGGGAGAGGACCTGAAATGGCTGTTGCGGGCCCGCGCCCGCGAACGCGGCCTGCCGGTCAAGATCGTGGCGGTGGAATTCACGCTTGACGAGAGCCTGGTCACGGTCAGTTACAGCGCCGAGGAACGCATCGAACTCGGCAGCCTGATCGCAGACCTCCGAGCACATACCCGCGCTCGGGTGAATTTCGCTGCGGTAGGTCCCCGTGAGCAGGCACAGATGATCGGCACGCTGGGGGCCTGCGGCCGTGAAAACTGCTCGAGCCACCACCTTCAGGAGTTTGCCCCGGTCAGCATCCGCATGGCCCGCGATCAGCAGCTTCCGCTGAACCCCGAAAAGCTCAGCGGTCCCTGCGGCCGCCTGCTGTGCTGCCTGCAATACGAGCATGCCCAGTACCTCGACCTGCTTGGTGACCTTCCCCGCAAGAATGCGCGAGTGTGCCACACGGCCAGCGGAGCCTGCGGCAAGGTCGTCAAGCTGCATCCCCTCGCCGGCAAGGTGGACGTGCAGACCGAACAGGGGATGCTCAGCGGTGTGCCCGCTCACGAACTGACCCGCGCGCCCGACGCCGCGGGACGGGGGCGGCGGACCGAGCCGGAAGCCTAG
- a CDS encoding S8 family serine peptidase, protein MKHTSPIILSLTVLLAACGQSTPQGVTSTQPQARAAASTLSVQSPGTTQTECQALYATTPSSVQVDSNLRYGQVGTLILSFLDDTSKGRAITWMDSNLPVDLGKGLGVLENLPMIAVKTLVTPELLDTLKANLPGLVSVYQDAPLQYKLAESVKFIGADVARNTYGVTGKGIGVAVLDSGVDGTHPDLKNVAKNVKLVGPITDVGVGGYLYVDSPNTDTSSGHGTHVASTIGGSGAASEGSARVRQGVAPGVTLVGVGAGDALSILYALQGFDYIMKPEVRETYNIRVISNSWGSSGEFAPYNPISLAAKRAYDAGIIVTFAAGNEGPDANTLNPYSASPCVISVAAGDKKGYLADFSSRGRPGDALVHPDVTAPGVDISAARALTGLAATTVPDLDNPQYSTISGTSMATPHISGVVALMLEANPRLKLDDVLAIFKKTSRPMYYTETATNGLDPNQVVTKRRELWEVGYGYVDANAAVREAVRLNPNRYTVTTTALPSWSGTVASSVCAPLVNCVATAQDTHTLSVPSGASALRVSTEWGNPAYDLDLEVYDPAGRLVGSSAQGTSTGEAVSIPNPVGGNWKVVLKGYLNPTTTYTGTAEIDKVIRK, encoded by the coding sequence ATGAAACACACATCCCCGATCATCCTGAGCCTGACCGTTCTTCTTGCCGCCTGTGGGCAGAGCACGCCGCAGGGAGTGACCTCCACCCAACCTCAGGCACGTGCGGCCGCCAGCACGCTGAGCGTACAGAGCCCCGGCACCACCCAGACCGAGTGCCAGGCACTGTACGCGACTACTCCCAGCAGCGTGCAGGTGGACAGCAACCTGCGCTACGGGCAGGTGGGCACGCTCATCCTCTCCTTCCTGGATGACACCAGCAAGGGCCGCGCGATCACCTGGATGGACTCTAACCTGCCCGTAGACCTGGGCAAGGGCCTGGGTGTGCTGGAGAACCTGCCCATGATCGCGGTCAAAACCCTGGTGACACCGGAGCTGCTCGATACCCTCAAGGCCAACCTGCCCGGCCTGGTGTCGGTGTACCAGGACGCACCCCTCCAGTACAAGCTGGCCGAGAGCGTGAAATTTATTGGGGCAGACGTCGCGCGCAACACCTACGGCGTGACCGGGAAGGGCATTGGTGTGGCGGTGCTGGACTCGGGGGTTGACGGTACCCACCCCGACCTGAAAAACGTCGCCAAGAACGTGAAGCTGGTGGGACCGATCACGGATGTGGGCGTGGGGGGCTACCTGTATGTAGACTCGCCCAACACCGATACCAGCAGTGGGCACGGCACGCACGTAGCCAGCACCATCGGCGGCAGCGGCGCGGCCTCGGAAGGCTCGGCACGGGTACGCCAGGGGGTCGCGCCCGGTGTGACCCTTGTCGGTGTGGGCGCCGGAGATGCCCTGAGCATCCTGTACGCCCTTCAAGGCTTCGACTACATCATGAAGCCAGAGGTGCGCGAGACCTACAACATTCGGGTCATTTCCAACTCCTGGGGCTCCAGCGGAGAATTCGCCCCCTACAACCCCATTAGCCTCGCGGCCAAGCGGGCCTACGACGCGGGCATCATCGTAACCTTTGCGGCGGGCAACGAGGGGCCGGACGCCAACACCCTCAATCCCTACTCCGCCAGCCCCTGCGTGATCAGCGTGGCGGCGGGAGACAAGAAGGGCTATCTGGCCGACTTCAGCTCCCGTGGCCGCCCCGGCGACGCGCTTGTTCACCCCGATGTCACCGCGCCCGGCGTAGACATCAGCGCCGCCCGCGCCCTGACTGGCCTGGCCGCGACTACTGTGCCCGACCTCGACAATCCGCAGTACTCCACCATCAGCGGCACCAGCATGGCAACCCCCCACATCAGCGGCGTCGTGGCCCTGATGCTGGAAGCCAATCCGCGGCTGAAACTGGACGACGTGCTGGCAATCTTTAAGAAGACCAGCCGCCCGATGTACTACACCGAGACGGCCACAAACGGCCTTGATCCCAACCAGGTCGTTACCAAGCGCCGTGAGCTGTGGGAAGTTGGCTACGGCTATGTGGATGCCAACGCCGCGGTGCGGGAGGCGGTGCGCCTGAATCCCAACCGCTACACCGTCACCACGACGGCCCTGCCCAGCTGGAGCGGCACCGTTGCGAGCAGCGTCTGCGCGCCCCTGGTGAACTGTGTGGCTACCGCGCAAGACACCCATACGCTGAGCGTTCCCTCCGGTGCCTCGGCCCTGCGCGTCTCGACCGAGTGGGGCAACCCCGCCTACGACCTCGACCTAGAGGTGTATGACCCCGCCGGCCGGCTGGTTGGTTCCAGCGCCCAGGGAACCAGCACCGGCGAGGCCGTCAGCATCCCCAACCCGGTAGGAGGCAACTGGAAGGTTGTCCTCAAGGGTTACCTCAACCCCACCACGACCTACACCGGCACTGCCGAGATTGACAAGGTCATCCGCAAGTAA
- a CDS encoding tetratricopeptide repeat protein — MIPLPEHLRLRLAAEPDRVVLPVDVGAGQEALVAWARARGLTVTREPPVSELRWLWWPRRRADLMTWAAQTDSSLPLLVLSGTDTRYTEQEWRAAVRGAPAWAASTFALSRGWPAALPLALALAESHASDREEWYRHPLAGALLAPLLPPGPLLAAYRALALTPLVTPQVAAALHVSWETVEVLADRGWLWAVPGGWELPGVLRRHLCPLPDPQVARPVAALLHQAGFTAAALTLLREAGAWDEHLTLLAQELRVGSGPEVLRATLRALPPYWREQPAALYLAGLLARASGDLERAEALYSRALPVLPPALQPLAANARGVVRAVRGDAAGALEDFGEASRVGGLTGGEAAHNRATLLVQLGRHADAEQSLDGAIAAFREAGDLRREARSLETLGSLQFGRGLLQEALVPYEQVLRLLQEDHPEETALTHVNLAEVRTLLGEEEQARAHLERAQALTERFELTHVTGWITRVRALLALHAGLPQVARDLLEAVPSADRSLQAETQLLLARACRELGEAEAARAALAEARALGLRADLEAALQGADDVGEVIEAARQEEARLELATALLHRAEPQDLEEALDLIRTHGYRALLRSPAAHRLVTHAQDDATRALFPLVLRVLGPLRVTQAGRVWRSADFPTRKSAALLVALALSGRSQPREQLAERFWPDAKNPLASLQTAVYHLRSTFGVNLIRSARGRLTLTFPVHSDLADLQEALAARDPDRIAALIRQETTPPAVLPDLAAELHEECELAERLLHDALRVYADAQPEGSLERRDALRNLIAADPLNIEARTHLVDWHLGQGDTESAQQERARMQDILRELDLG, encoded by the coding sequence ATGATTCCCCTGCCGGAACACCTGCGGCTTCGCCTGGCTGCGGAACCTGACCGGGTGGTGCTTCCCGTGGATGTCGGAGCAGGCCAGGAGGCACTGGTTGCCTGGGCCAGGGCCCGGGGCCTGACCGTCACCCGCGAGCCACCTGTTTCCGAGCTCCGTTGGTTATGGTGGCCCCGGCGCCGTGCTGACCTGATGACCTGGGCGGCCCAAACAGACAGCTCCCTGCCTCTGCTGGTCCTCAGCGGGACCGATACCCGGTACACCGAGCAGGAGTGGCGGGCAGCGGTGAGGGGCGCCCCCGCCTGGGCAGCCAGCACCTTTGCCCTCAGCCGGGGCTGGCCCGCCGCCCTGCCGCTGGCCCTGGCCCTGGCAGAAAGCCACGCTTCCGATCGGGAGGAGTGGTACCGCCATCCGCTGGCAGGAGCCCTGCTGGCCCCCCTGCTGCCGCCAGGGCCCCTCCTTGCTGCCTACCGAGCCCTTGCGCTCACACCCCTGGTCACCCCACAAGTGGCAGCTGCCCTCCACGTTTCCTGGGAAACAGTTGAGGTGCTGGCGGACCGTGGATGGTTGTGGGCGGTGCCGGGCGGCTGGGAGCTGCCGGGTGTGTTGCGCCGTCACCTCTGCCCATTGCCGGATCCTCAAGTCGCGCGACCCGTCGCCGCTCTGCTGCACCAGGCGGGGTTTACGGCTGCGGCCCTTACCCTGCTGCGTGAGGCGGGCGCCTGGGATGAGCACCTCACCCTGCTGGCACAGGAGCTGCGGGTGGGGTCGGGACCAGAGGTACTGCGTGCCACCCTGCGTGCCCTGCCCCCCTACTGGCGCGAGCAACCAGCGGCCCTTTACCTCGCCGGCCTGCTCGCGCGGGCCTCGGGCGATCTGGAACGGGCCGAGGCGCTCTACAGCCGCGCCCTCCCGGTATTGCCTCCGGCCCTGCAACCCCTTGCCGCCAACGCGCGGGGTGTGGTGCGCGCAGTCCGGGGCGACGCGGCGGGGGCGCTGGAGGATTTCGGGGAGGCCAGCCGCGTGGGGGGGCTTACCGGCGGCGAGGCCGCGCACAACCGCGCTACCCTGCTGGTGCAGCTGGGCCGCCATGCCGACGCCGAACAGAGCCTTGATGGCGCAATTGCCGCCTTCCGCGAGGCGGGCGACCTGCGGCGCGAGGCCCGCAGCCTGGAAACGCTGGGCAGCCTGCAATTCGGCCGGGGCCTCCTGCAAGAGGCGCTTGTGCCGTACGAGCAGGTGCTGCGCCTCTTGCAGGAGGATCACCCGGAGGAAACTGCGCTTACCCACGTGAACCTGGCGGAGGTGCGGACACTGCTGGGCGAGGAGGAGCAGGCCCGCGCCCATCTCGAGCGTGCTCAGGCCCTAACTGAACGCTTCGAGCTGACCCATGTGACGGGCTGGATCACCCGCGTCCGTGCCCTGCTCGCCCTGCACGCCGGTTTGCCACAGGTGGCCCGCGACCTGCTGGAAGCCGTGCCTTCTGCCGACCGGAGCCTACAGGCCGAGACCCAACTGCTGCTGGCCCGTGCCTGCCGCGAACTCGGCGAGGCAGAGGCTGCTCGAGCCGCCCTTGCTGAGGCCCGTGCCTTGGGGCTGCGCGCCGACCTAGAAGCCGCGTTGCAGGGCGCCGACGACGTGGGAGAAGTAATCGAAGCAGCTCGCCAGGAGGAGGCCCGGCTGGAACTGGCAACAGCCCTTCTGCACCGGGCTGAACCCCAAGACCTGGAGGAGGCCCTCGACCTGATTCGCACCCACGGTTACCGCGCACTCCTCAGGAGCCCGGCGGCACACCGCTTGGTCACCCATGCCCAGGATGACGCTACCCGTGCGCTGTTTCCCCTGGTGCTGCGTGTCCTGGGACCGCTGCGAGTCACCCAGGCGGGACGTGTCTGGCGTTCGGCGGACTTTCCGACCCGCAAGAGTGCAGCGTTGCTGGTCGCCCTGGCCCTCTCCGGCCGTTCCCAACCTCGTGAGCAGCTCGCCGAGCGGTTTTGGCCAGACGCCAAGAACCCGTTGGCAAGCTTGCAAACAGCTGTGTATCACCTGCGCAGCACCTTCGGCGTAAACCTCATTCGCAGCGCGCGGGGCCGCCTGACCCTGACTTTTCCGGTACACAGTGACCTGGCGGACCTGCAAGAGGCCCTGGCTGCCCGCGATCCGGACCGGATTGCGGCCCTGATTCGCCAAGAGACCACGCCCCCGGCTGTCCTGCCTGATCTGGCTGCCGAGCTGCACGAGGAATGCGAGCTGGCCGAGCGGCTCCTGCACGACGCCCTGCGGGTTTATGCCGACGCCCAGCCCGAGGGTAGCTTGGAGCGGCGTGACGCCCTACGGAACCTGATCGCTGCTGACCCCCTCAACATCGAGGCCCGCACGCACCTGGTGGACTGGCACCTGGGGCAAGGCGACACCGAGAGCGCTCAGCAAGAACGTGCCCGCATGCAGGACATCCTGCGCGAATTGGACCTGGGCTGA
- the cas2 gene encoding CRISPR-associated endonuclease Cas2 → MIDLLICYDVATQTEAGRKRLRRVAKVCVAHGQRVQNSVFEVSVSEEQLLTLRQKLLSILDPTEDSIRIYRLRQPRQHFVEAYGLDHYRDFSEPLIL, encoded by the coding sequence ATGATTGACCTGCTGATCTGCTACGACGTCGCCACCCAGACCGAGGCGGGCCGCAAGCGCCTGCGCCGCGTTGCCAAAGTCTGCGTCGCCCACGGCCAACGGGTACAAAACAGCGTCTTTGAAGTCAGCGTGAGCGAAGAACAACTCCTCACCCTACGTCAGAAGCTGCTGAGTATCCTCGACCCTACTGAAGACAGCATCCGCATCTACCGCCTGCGGCAGCCCCGTCAGCACTTTGTGGAAGCCTACGGCCTGGACCACTACCGCGACTTCAGCGAGCCACTCATCTTGTAA
- the cas1c gene encoding type I-C CRISPR-associated endonuclease Cas1c, translating to MRQLLNTLYVQTQGTYLHLDTDNIRVEVEREKKAMLPLHHVNGVVVFGNVLLSPFLIHRLAREHKPVTWLSEHGRFLARTETPVRGSVLLRMAQHDCAGDRERTLAVARYIAAGKLQNQKTALLRAAREAAEADAAPLRQAARDINDQIACLPLGQTVDEVRGIEGTAARSYWQVFPLMLRQHREFFWLSERTRRPARDPINALLNFVYTVLANECASACQTVGLDPQIGFLHALRPGRASLALDLMEELRPIAADRAILTLINRGQITPRDFEQHEGGVVTLREEGRKTVLAHLNERRKEEVTHPLTARKTPLGLVPHVQARLLAQHLRGDRPHYPPYLHR from the coding sequence ATGAGGCAACTCCTCAACACCCTGTACGTCCAGACCCAGGGCACTTATCTGCACCTTGACACCGACAACATTCGGGTGGAGGTCGAGCGCGAAAAGAAGGCGATGCTGCCGCTGCACCACGTAAACGGCGTGGTGGTGTTTGGCAACGTGCTGCTCTCGCCCTTTCTGATCCACCGCCTCGCCCGCGAACACAAGCCCGTCACCTGGCTCAGCGAGCACGGACGTTTTCTGGCCCGCACAGAGACGCCCGTTCGCGGCAGCGTCCTCCTGCGGATGGCCCAGCACGACTGTGCGGGTGACCGGGAACGAACGCTTGCCGTTGCCCGGTATATCGCCGCCGGCAAGCTTCAGAACCAGAAGACGGCCCTGCTGCGGGCGGCGCGTGAGGCGGCCGAGGCCGACGCCGCCCCCCTGCGGCAGGCTGCCCGCGACATCAATGACCAGATCGCCTGCCTGCCTCTTGGCCAAACGGTGGACGAGGTGCGCGGCATCGAGGGCACGGCCGCCCGCAGCTACTGGCAGGTGTTTCCCCTGATGCTGCGGCAGCACCGCGAATTCTTCTGGCTCTCGGAACGAACACGCCGCCCGGCCCGCGACCCCATCAACGCGCTCCTGAATTTCGTCTATACGGTGCTGGCCAACGAGTGTGCCTCGGCCTGTCAGACCGTCGGGCTTGACCCGCAGATCGGCTTTCTCCACGCCCTGCGGCCCGGCCGGGCCAGCCTCGCCCTCGACCTGATGGAAGAGCTGCGCCCCATCGCCGCAGACCGCGCCATCCTCACCCTGATCAACCGCGGCCAGATCACCCCCCGTGACTTCGAGCAGCACGAGGGTGGAGTGGTTACCCTCCGCGAGGAGGGCCGCAAAACAGTTTTGGCGCACCTCAACGAGCGCCGCAAGGAGGAAGTGACCCATCCCCTCACCGCCCGCAAAACGCCGCTGGGGCTGGTTCCACACGTCCAGGCCCGCCTTCTTGCCCAGCACCTGCGCGGCGACCGCCCGCACTACCCTCCATACCTCCACCGATGA
- the cas4 gene encoding CRISPR-associated protein Cas4, which yields MPPEPLLLSSLAQYAYCPRRCALVHVEQEWADNIWTVRGEQLHARAHGGGEEARGDVRILRALPLVSRQHRLSGVADVVELRPGDVPYPVEYKSSRYPKTHRLGHFVEALQLCAQALCLEEMFSQPVLQGALYHIASRKRREVTFTPALRQAVLEARDGVWALLESGVLPPPAADDRCQWCSLQEECEPFAPRDFPRGYDPFSTALEEP from the coding sequence GTGCCGCCTGAGCCCCTGCTGCTTTCCAGCCTGGCGCAGTACGCCTACTGCCCGCGGCGCTGCGCCCTGGTGCATGTCGAACAGGAATGGGCCGACAACATCTGGACCGTGCGAGGCGAACAACTGCACGCGCGCGCCCACGGCGGAGGAGAAGAGGCTCGCGGGGACGTGCGAATTCTGCGCGCTTTGCCCCTCGTCTCGCGCCAGCATCGCCTCAGCGGCGTCGCTGATGTGGTTGAGCTGCGGCCGGGCGACGTGCCCTATCCGGTGGAGTACAAGTCCAGCCGTTACCCCAAGACCCACCGGCTGGGGCACTTTGTCGAGGCGCTACAGCTCTGTGCCCAGGCCCTGTGCCTGGAGGAGATGTTCAGCCAACCGGTGTTGCAGGGCGCGCTCTACCACATCGCCAGCCGCAAACGGCGCGAGGTGACCTTTACCCCGGCGCTGCGTCAGGCGGTGTTGGAAGCCCGTGACGGTGTCTGGGCCCTGCTGGAGTCGGGTGTCTTGCCCCCACCCGCCGCCGACGACCGCTGCCAATGGTGCAGCCTCCAGGAAGAATGCGAACCCTTTGCGCCGCGCGACTTTCCGCGGGGTTACGACCCCTTCAGCACCGCCCTGGAGGAACCATGA